Proteins encoded together in one Entomobacter blattae window:
- the parC gene encoding DNA topoisomerase IV subunit A, which produces MTEKTLPDRIQNVPLIDALSERYLAYALSTIMSRSLPDVRDGLKPVHRRLIYAMYQLKLHPDTGFKKCARVVGDVIGKFHPHGDSSVYDALVRLAQDFAVRYPLVEGQGNFGSIDGDNAAAMRYTESRLTEVAQALLLHIDEDAVDFHPTYDGEENEPDVLPAAFPNLLANGASGIAVGMATSIPPHNAAELYKAAIALIEKPDIENHTLTELVPGPDFPTGGIIVEEKEHLRQIYETGKGYLRLRARWEVEQGRFGTWQVVVTEIPYQVQKSRLIEQVADLLEKKRLSLLLDIRDESADEIRLVLEPKNKNVAPDMLMETLFRQTALETRFSVNMNVLNANHVPAVMNLKACLQAWLDHRHSVLLRRSHFRLHAVVRRLEILDGFLAVYLNLDEVIRIIRDSERPKEELIRHFSLTEIQAESILNMRLRSLRKLEELEIKKEHEGLLLEEKSLNKLLKDTKLQWASIGKELKEGLKKFSSEKNPYSARRTGFGAVPTPIDLTVIDDIEKEPITIIITEKEWIKALKGHNLNLENHKFKEGDRLQFQIECETTDRIGIFSSAGKVFSLSAGELPRGRGDGQGIRLLVDLANDETIVTAFPLETGETPYLVASTSGRGFMVQGAILQAEKRTGKQILTLKKEEKAFTCQKATGDQVAILSTRNDLVIFPLEHIPVLTKGVGVILQKMITADDQVKSIRTFDSQKGLQWSEEAPLKTFSELRDFCFKRAAKGRKIPTSWKKWIL; this is translated from the coding sequence ATGACAGAAAAAACCTTACCAGACCGGATTCAGAATGTACCGCTGATTGATGCCCTTAGCGAGCGTTATCTTGCCTATGCGCTTTCTACCATTATGTCACGTTCGTTACCGGATGTCCGTGATGGGTTAAAGCCCGTACATAGACGCCTTATCTATGCTATGTATCAGCTTAAACTCCATCCCGATACAGGGTTTAAAAAATGTGCCCGTGTTGTTGGGGATGTGATTGGTAAGTTTCACCCCCACGGGGATTCTTCCGTCTATGATGCCCTGGTTCGCCTAGCCCAGGACTTTGCCGTAAGATATCCCTTAGTGGAAGGTCAAGGAAATTTTGGCTCGATCGATGGAGATAACGCAGCGGCCATGCGCTATACGGAATCTCGACTAACCGAGGTAGCCCAAGCCCTGCTATTGCATATTGATGAAGATGCAGTTGATTTTCATCCCACCTATGATGGAGAGGAAAATGAGCCCGATGTATTACCCGCAGCTTTTCCCAATCTTTTAGCCAATGGTGCCTCGGGAATTGCCGTTGGTATGGCCACAAGCATTCCTCCCCATAATGCTGCAGAACTGTACAAGGCTGCCATAGCGTTGATTGAAAAGCCAGACATAGAAAACCATACACTCACAGAACTTGTTCCCGGGCCAGATTTCCCTACGGGTGGGATCATCGTAGAAGAAAAAGAGCATCTCCGCCAGATTTATGAGACAGGAAAAGGGTATTTGCGCCTGCGTGCCCGATGGGAAGTAGAGCAAGGCCGTTTTGGTACCTGGCAGGTGGTGGTTACTGAAATTCCTTATCAGGTCCAGAAATCCCGCCTTATTGAACAAGTTGCTGATCTTCTTGAAAAAAAACGTCTTTCTCTCCTCTTAGATATTCGTGATGAGAGTGCTGATGAAATCCGCCTGGTTCTTGAACCCAAAAACAAAAATGTTGCCCCAGACATGTTAATGGAAACCCTTTTCAGGCAAACAGCGCTTGAAACCAGGTTTAGCGTTAACATGAATGTTTTAAATGCCAATCATGTTCCAGCGGTTATGAACCTTAAAGCATGCCTTCAAGCCTGGTTAGACCATCGGCATAGCGTATTGCTCAGACGGAGCCATTTTCGCTTGCATGCTGTCGTAAGAAGGCTTGAAATTCTCGATGGGTTTTTAGCGGTTTACCTTAACCTGGATGAGGTTATTCGTATCATTCGTGACTCTGAACGACCTAAAGAGGAGCTGATAAGGCATTTTTCCCTTACGGAGATTCAGGCTGAGTCCATTTTAAATATGCGGTTACGGAGCTTGCGCAAGCTTGAGGAACTAGAAATTAAAAAAGAACATGAAGGACTTTTGCTTGAAGAGAAAAGTCTGAACAAACTCCTTAAAGATACAAAACTGCAGTGGGCCAGTATTGGAAAGGAGCTGAAAGAAGGGTTAAAAAAATTCTCTTCAGAAAAAAATCCTTATTCTGCCCGACGGACGGGGTTTGGGGCTGTTCCTACCCCAATTGACCTGACAGTGATTGATGATATTGAAAAAGAACCCATTACCATCATTATTACAGAAAAAGAATGGATCAAGGCTTTAAAGGGTCATAATCTCAACCTTGAAAACCACAAATTCAAAGAGGGTGATCGCCTTCAGTTCCAGATTGAATGCGAAACGACAGACAGGATTGGCATTTTTAGCAGTGCGGGAAAGGTTTTCAGCTTATCTGCTGGAGAACTGCCGAGAGGCCGTGGAGATGGGCAGGGGATAAGGCTTCTGGTCGATCTTGCTAATGATGAAACCATCGTGACAGCATTTCCCCTTGAAACCGGAGAAACCCCTTATCTCGTTGCCTCGACCTCTGGGAGAGGGTTTATGGTGCAAGGTGCTATCTTACAAGCAGAGAAACGCACAGGTAAGCAGATCTTAACACTAAAAAAAGAAGAAAAAGCTTTTACTTGCCAAAAAGCAACAGGAGATCAGGTAGCTATTCTTTCCACCAGAAATGATTTGGTTATTTTTCCTCTTGAGCATATTCCCGTGCTTACAAAAGGCGTAGGGGTCATCCTTCAGAAAATGATCACTGCTGATGATCAGGTTAAATCAATAAGGACATTTGATAGCCAGAAAGGTTTACAGTGGTCAGAAGAGGCCCCACTTAAGACTTTTTCCGAATTAAGGGATTTCTGCTTTAAAAGGGCTGCCAAGGGGAGAAAAATTCCGACTTCCTGGAAAAAATGGATACTGTAA
- a CDS encoding MBL fold metallo-hydrolase, whose protein sequence is MRVIVLGCGGSAGVPMVGGHDEKGDWGACNPQEIKNKRSRSSIILEGESGNRLLVDTGPDLRYQLLRAGIARLDGVLYTHPHADHIAGLDDLRSVNRYMNKPLNIYGFETVMEELERRFSYAFRPWKPPGFFAPVVHKHLIEAWTTKTIADFSLQFFLQNHGRVDTLGFRCGNFAYSTDVVRLNKQALDILHGVDIWLVDCFQREEHPAHAHLGRVLEWHKQIKPRLTLLTHMGTDMDWDWLKQNLPPTIEPAYDGLVFNV, encoded by the coding sequence ATGAGGGTCATTGTCCTTGGATGTGGAGGGTCAGCAGGGGTTCCCATGGTGGGGGGCCATGATGAAAAAGGAGATTGGGGTGCCTGTAACCCACAGGAAATAAAAAATAAAAGATCTCGTTCATCGATCATTCTGGAAGGTGAGTCAGGAAACAGGCTTTTGGTTGATACAGGGCCAGATTTGCGCTACCAGCTCTTAAGGGCTGGTATTGCACGGCTTGATGGCGTGCTTTATACTCACCCCCATGCTGATCATATCGCCGGATTGGATGATTTGCGAAGTGTGAACCGTTACATGAATAAACCCCTCAATATCTATGGGTTTGAAACTGTGATGGAGGAGTTGGAACGGCGATTTTCCTATGCTTTTCGTCCATGGAAGCCTCCTGGTTTTTTTGCCCCTGTTGTTCATAAACATCTCATAGAGGCATGGACAACAAAAACCATTGCCGATTTTTCCTTGCAGTTTTTCCTTCAAAACCATGGTCGAGTTGATACATTAGGCTTTCGTTGTGGAAATTTTGCCTATTCTACCGATGTGGTAAGGTTGAACAAACAGGCTTTGGACATTCTTCACGGTGTGGATATTTGGCTGGTAGATTGCTTTCAGCGCGAGGAGCATCCGGCCCATGCCCATTTAGGAAGGGTTCTTGAATGGCATAAGCAGATTAAGCCTAGGCTTACCCTTCTCACCCATATGGGAACAGATATGGATTGGGATTGGCTGAAACAGAATCTTCCCCCCACGATTGAACCGGCTTACGATGGGTTAGTGTTTAACGTTTAG
- a CDS encoding TatD family hydrolase — protein sequence MLIDSHCHLDHFSPEELPQLLANAQEAGLEGVVTIGTRLSEASRQIALAGHSQGMKIWCSVGTHPDHAQETPDFSVKDIIALTQENTVIGIGECGLDYFHSGPEAYLKQEEVFRCHIDAARQTGLPVIIHSRNADTDMARILQEETREKGAFPFLLHCFSSGADLAETAIALGGYISFSGILTFPKAQVLRDIAKHIPHERVLVETDSPYLAPVPKRGQRNEPAYVAHTARILAKTLEISFEEVQTLTTDNFFNLFKKARS from the coding sequence ATGTTAATTGATTCACATTGCCATCTGGATCATTTCTCCCCCGAGGAGTTACCCCAGCTCCTGGCCAATGCACAAGAAGCAGGGCTAGAAGGGGTGGTAACGATTGGAACCAGGCTTTCTGAAGCTTCACGCCAGATTGCCCTTGCTGGACATTCTCAGGGCATGAAAATATGGTGCTCTGTTGGCACTCACCCCGATCATGCCCAAGAGACCCCCGATTTTTCTGTAAAAGACATTATTGCTCTAACACAGGAAAATACCGTTATTGGTATTGGAGAATGCGGGCTTGATTATTTCCATAGTGGCCCAGAAGCTTACCTCAAACAAGAAGAGGTTTTTCGCTGCCATATCGATGCTGCCCGTCAAACTGGTTTGCCCGTTATTATTCATTCCCGTAATGCGGATACGGATATGGCCAGAATCCTCCAGGAGGAAACGAGGGAGAAGGGGGCCTTTCCTTTTCTTCTACATTGTTTTTCCTCAGGAGCTGATTTAGCAGAAACAGCAATTGCCCTTGGGGGTTATATCAGTTTTTCAGGGATTTTAACTTTTCCAAAAGCCCAAGTTCTTCGTGACATCGCCAAGCATATTCCTCATGAAAGGGTGCTGGTTGAAACAGACTCTCCCTACCTTGCACCAGTTCCTAAGCGTGGCCAAAGAAATGAACCCGCCTATGTCGCCCATACGGCTCGCATATTAGCCAAGACCTTAGAAATAAGTTTTGAAGAAGTGCAGACATTAACCACCGATAATTTTTTTAATCTGTTTAAAAAGGCACGCAGCTGA
- the metG gene encoding methionine--tRNA ligase, with amino-acid sequence MSARYMVTTPIYYVNGSPHIGHAYTSIAADVIARFKRLDGLKVFFLTGTDEHGQKVEQAASSHHIAPQALADKISQAFRDTADKLNISYDHFIRTTDTNHKQGAQALWKKVAESGNIYLGAYEGWYALRDECFYTEDELTTQPDGKKIAPTGAEVEWVKEPSYFFRLSQWQDKLLSLYENNPHFIGPESRKNEIINFVKSGLKDLSISRTSFQWGIPVPGDENHVMYVWFDALANYISALGYPESQSDLWAFWPANLHLVGKEIARFHAVYWPAFLMAAGIELPARIYSHGWWTVEGEKMSKSVGNVINPSDLVDEFGLDAVRFFLMREIPFGGDGNFSRESLIRRMNVELANDLGNLAQRTLSLIARHCEGKLPRQDEHTVEDKALLSQAHALLGQARIFIDAQQFHEILEKIWQVIRACNAYIDAQAPWALKKTDLSRMETVLRVLTDTLRVIGTLLLPFMPDTMGKLLTQLGIPKGEYSFASLATPLPEGTILPPPQGVFPRYQPAA; translated from the coding sequence ATGAGCGCACGCTATATGGTCACCACTCCAATTTATTATGTGAATGGCAGCCCCCACATAGGGCATGCTTATACATCTATAGCGGCGGACGTTATTGCTCGGTTTAAAAGGCTGGACGGGTTGAAGGTTTTTTTTCTTACCGGTACAGATGAACACGGTCAGAAAGTTGAACAAGCAGCCTCCTCCCACCATATTGCCCCGCAGGCATTGGCGGACAAGATTTCGCAAGCTTTTCGCGATACAGCTGATAAACTCAATATTTCCTACGATCATTTCATTCGTACAACCGATACCAACCATAAGCAGGGGGCTCAGGCTCTTTGGAAAAAGGTCGCAGAAAGCGGCAATATTTACCTCGGGGCTTATGAAGGCTGGTATGCCTTGAGGGATGAATGTTTTTATACAGAAGATGAACTGACAACCCAGCCTGATGGAAAGAAAATTGCGCCCACAGGGGCGGAAGTAGAATGGGTTAAAGAGCCCTCCTATTTTTTCCGCCTCTCTCAATGGCAAGATAAGCTTTTATCTCTTTACGAGAATAATCCGCATTTTATTGGCCCAGAAAGCCGTAAGAACGAAATTATTAATTTTGTGAAATCCGGATTAAAAGACCTCTCTATTAGCAGAACAAGTTTTCAATGGGGTATTCCCGTACCGGGAGATGAAAACCATGTGATGTATGTTTGGTTTGATGCTTTAGCCAATTATATTTCGGCATTGGGCTACCCTGAATCTCAAAGTGACTTATGGGCATTCTGGCCTGCAAACCTTCATTTGGTTGGTAAAGAAATTGCCCGCTTTCATGCTGTTTACTGGCCAGCCTTTTTAATGGCGGCCGGTATTGAGCTTCCCGCTCGGATTTACTCTCATGGATGGTGGACAGTTGAGGGAGAAAAAATGAGTAAATCTGTGGGGAATGTTATTAATCCCTCTGATCTGGTCGATGAATTTGGCCTTGATGCCGTAAGGTTTTTCTTGATGCGGGAAATCCCTTTTGGTGGGGATGGGAACTTTAGCAGAGAATCTCTCATCCGCCGAATGAATGTTGAACTCGCTAATGACCTTGGTAACCTTGCCCAGCGTACATTATCGTTAATAGCTCGTCATTGTGAGGGTAAGCTCCCCCGCCAGGATGAGCACACTGTGGAGGATAAAGCGCTGCTTTCTCAGGCTCACGCTCTTTTAGGGCAGGCGCGTATATTCATAGATGCCCAACAGTTCCATGAAATATTGGAAAAAATCTGGCAGGTTATTCGGGCCTGTAATGCCTATATTGACGCACAAGCTCCCTGGGCCCTGAAAAAAACAGATCTATCCCGGATGGAAACCGTTTTACGGGTATTAACCGATACATTAAGGGTGATTGGAACGCTTCTCTTACCCTTTATGCCCGATACAATGGGCAAATTGCTGACCCAGCTTGGAATTCCAAAAGGGGAATACTCTTTTGCGTCTCTTGCAACGCCTTTACCAGAAGGTACCATTTTACCTCCCCCTCAAGGGGTGTTTCCTCGGTACCAACCCGCGGCATAA
- a CDS encoding AAA family ATPase codes for MHYPRTIKRLWGHDKAVSQFTHAFELGKLFHGWLLDGPWGIGKTSFAYAMAHKLLDSGTKGQGKLIELGSHPDLLEIGRTQDEKKDRLRREIVVEDIRKINRFLHQTPALGGWRIVIIDEAETLNRNAANSLLKILEEPPEKSIIFLVCHGRGRLLSTLRSRCIELSFQSLNDEDMLEILAQQAPDTSLMQRKAVLAIAGGSPGMALILLEENGLFLYHQAQNLASSHMTRPEASKLTDILLKDEEKFFLYFSFLARVLHQKTQEMASKTPLASLSPLGRRKIQENLSLWQKIMETANTVERFNLDKRQALLNLFDLMRII; via the coding sequence ATGCATTATCCACGGACAATCAAACGATTGTGGGGACACGACAAGGCTGTAAGCCAGTTTACACATGCGTTTGAATTGGGAAAACTCTTTCATGGTTGGCTGCTTGATGGCCCATGGGGCATAGGCAAAACCAGCTTTGCCTATGCTATGGCCCATAAATTGCTAGATTCTGGCACAAAAGGACAAGGTAAGCTCATCGAGCTGGGTTCTCATCCTGACCTGTTAGAAATTGGCCGCACCCAAGATGAAAAAAAAGATAGGCTGCGCAGAGAAATTGTTGTGGAGGATATCAGAAAAATTAATCGATTCCTGCATCAAACCCCAGCCCTTGGGGGATGGCGAATTGTGATTATTGATGAGGCCGAAACCCTTAACCGTAACGCAGCTAATAGCTTGCTCAAAATATTGGAAGAGCCTCCAGAAAAGTCGATTATTTTTTTAGTGTGCCATGGCCGTGGGCGGCTTTTATCGACATTAAGAAGTCGGTGCATTGAATTATCTTTTCAGTCCTTAAATGATGAAGACATGCTTGAAATCCTCGCCCAGCAAGCGCCTGATACTTCCCTTATGCAAAGGAAAGCTGTCCTAGCAATAGCAGGAGGATCCCCTGGTATGGCCCTTATACTGCTGGAGGAAAATGGCCTATTTTTATACCATCAGGCCCAAAATTTAGCATCAAGCCATATGACCAGGCCAGAGGCGAGCAAGCTTACGGATATTCTTTTGAAAGATGAAGAGAAATTTTTCCTTTATTTTTCCTTTTTGGCACGTGTTCTTCATCAGAAAACTCAGGAAATGGCCAGCAAGACTCCCTTGGCTTCCCTCTCACCCCTTGGAAGAAGAAAAATTCAAGAAAACCTTTCTCTGTGGCAAAAGATAATGGAAACAGCTAATACAGTAGAACGTTTCAATCTGGATAAACGCCAGGCACTTTTAAACCTATTTGATTTGATGAGAATAATATGA
- the tmk gene encoding dTMP kinase, with translation MAHSLFITFEGGEAAGKSTQVNLLEKSLSNMGHKVIKTREPGGAPGAEALRNFLLFGPQDLSLRAEIMAHFSARCDHIDKTIQPALKEGKIVLCDRYYDSTSAYQGYGRAQGDPEILAFIEALKVQVRLMPNLTFYLHVPRTVAVARIKRRAHLTDRYESYDESYHQRVEEAFQSMALQEPKRFRTIDATGSIENIHSEILSEVSNLLHSGNSV, from the coding sequence GTGGCGCATAGTCTTTTTATTACATTTGAGGGGGGAGAGGCCGCAGGAAAATCTACCCAGGTCAACTTGCTTGAAAAATCCCTGAGTAATATGGGGCACAAGGTTATTAAAACCCGCGAACCAGGCGGCGCACCAGGGGCAGAAGCCTTGCGCAATTTTCTTTTATTTGGCCCACAGGATTTATCACTCAGGGCAGAAATTATGGCCCATTTTTCTGCCCGATGCGATCATATTGACAAAACGATACAACCCGCTCTGAAAGAAGGGAAGATTGTATTATGTGATCGATATTATGATTCAACCAGTGCTTACCAAGGATATGGCAGAGCACAAGGCGATCCGGAAATTCTTGCCTTTATAGAGGCTTTAAAAGTGCAGGTAAGATTGATGCCCAACCTAACCTTTTACCTGCATGTTCCCCGTACGGTTGCTGTAGCACGTATTAAGAGACGTGCGCATTTAACGGATCGCTACGAATCTTATGATGAATCCTATCACCAAAGGGTAGAAGAAGCTTTTCAATCTATGGCATTACAGGAACCCAAGCGTTTTCGTACAATTGATGCTACAGGAAGTATAGAGAATATTCACTCTGAAATTCTTTCAGAAGTTTCTAATCTTCTCCATTCTGGGAACTCTGTCTAG
- a CDS encoding D-alanyl-D-alanine carboxypeptidase family protein yields MVQTRRTLLTGLTTLTASAFLAESSALAKKKAISKAKGKKPSASSLVSDTGVPASTPLGPLDIQARWACILDYTTGAVLLEKAADERMPPSSLTKMMTIYIVFGMLKSGRLSLDQKLPVSETAWRMQGSKMFVPLGQSIAVQDLIQGVVIQSGNDACIVLAEGIAGSEQQFANLMNASAAKLNMTNSHFLNCTGWPEEGHYMSARDVATIAWHLVHDYPEYYHFFSEKEFRFNGITQGNRNVLVDKGLADGLKTGHTAAGGYGLCASSKRDERRIIASLNGMPSSNVRAHESERLMEWAFSNFTNVTFYRKDQVVETIPVWMGTESVLPLVSPKDVIATLPHGWEKNMKVSLDYESPIMAPINAGQAVSARLVISGNGISPQQIPLVAGKKVEQKGLIGRAFTNIQYNLGLGSKGGA; encoded by the coding sequence ATCGTGCAAACGCGTAGAACTCTCCTTACAGGACTGACCACCCTTACAGCTTCAGCTTTTCTTGCAGAATCCTCAGCTCTTGCAAAAAAAAAGGCAATCTCCAAAGCCAAGGGTAAAAAGCCTTCGGCCTCCAGCCTTGTGAGTGATACAGGCGTTCCGGCCTCTACGCCTCTTGGCCCACTTGATATCCAAGCACGGTGGGCCTGCATTCTAGATTATACTACTGGAGCCGTATTGTTGGAAAAGGCTGCTGATGAGCGCATGCCACCCTCATCCCTGACCAAAATGATGACCATCTATATTGTGTTTGGCATGTTAAAATCTGGCAGGCTTTCCCTAGACCAAAAACTTCCTGTTAGCGAAACGGCCTGGCGTATGCAGGGGTCGAAAATGTTTGTGCCCCTGGGGCAGTCTATCGCGGTGCAGGATTTGATCCAGGGCGTTGTTATCCAATCTGGGAATGATGCTTGTATTGTTCTGGCTGAAGGTATTGCTGGGTCTGAACAGCAATTTGCTAATCTCATGAATGCCTCTGCCGCAAAACTGAACATGACCAACTCTCATTTCCTCAATTGCACCGGCTGGCCAGAAGAGGGGCATTATATGTCGGCTCGAGATGTGGCGACAATAGCCTGGCATCTGGTGCATGATTATCCAGAATATTATCATTTCTTTTCTGAAAAAGAATTTCGCTTTAATGGTATTACCCAAGGGAACAGGAACGTTCTGGTTGATAAGGGGTTGGCTGATGGCCTAAAAACTGGCCATACAGCTGCGGGAGGGTATGGATTATGTGCCAGTAGTAAACGAGACGAGAGAAGGATCATTGCCTCATTAAATGGGATGCCTTCTTCCAATGTCAGGGCCCACGAAAGTGAACGTTTAATGGAATGGGCGTTTAGCAATTTTACAAATGTAACCTTCTATCGAAAAGATCAAGTGGTTGAGACGATCCCTGTGTGGATGGGAACAGAATCTGTTCTCCCTCTAGTGTCTCCAAAAGATGTGATTGCCACACTGCCCCATGGGTGGGAAAAGAATATGAAAGTCTCTTTGGACTACGAATCCCCTATCATGGCACCGATTAACGCTGGGCAAGCTGTCTCAGCCCGTCTCGTTATTTCGGGAAACGGTATTAGTCCCCAACAAATCCCCCTTGTTGCGGGGAAGAAAGTAGAACAAAAAGGCCTCATAGGCAGAGCTTTCACCAATATCCAGTATAATTTAGGGCTGGGTAGCAAAGGTGGCGCATAG
- a CDS encoding lytic murein transglycosylase, whose translation MITRRNLAMMGIGAGVGLSVSEVSGKYGFSQAYAKTLTHSNKGHTATKAHKSHHSSNGHHYNGDYAQFLNSVRSEALSKGYNAAIIDQALNFTAPNDKVLQLDRHQPEFTMTWAQYRSRVLPESKLKKARQAYSANQDLVSQVTDHYPADPGVILGIWGVESAFGTKMGTFHVIDALATLSYAGRRTAFFHSELMKALKILSNGDTVPQGMFGSYAGAMGQPQFMPSAYLRYAVDFDGDGKRNIWTSRADSLASVANYLVQCGWNSGEPWGEPITVPSGFSSANTGRKLTRSVEEWANIGVRPVSGEAFRMANGTGAVLMPDGVGGEAFMVYHNFNVIRRYNPSDFYALGVGLMGDSATVS comes from the coding sequence ATGATAACACGTAGAAATCTGGCGATGATGGGGATCGGGGCAGGTGTTGGCCTCTCTGTTTCAGAAGTTTCAGGAAAATATGGCTTCTCGCAAGCTTATGCCAAAACCTTGACCCACTCCAATAAGGGCCATACCGCCACTAAAGCGCATAAATCCCATCATTCTTCAAATGGGCATCACTATAATGGGGATTACGCCCAATTTTTGAACTCGGTTCGTTCTGAAGCCCTCTCTAAAGGGTATAATGCTGCTATTATCGATCAGGCTCTGAACTTTACCGCCCCGAATGATAAGGTTTTACAATTGGACCGCCATCAACCGGAATTTACCATGACATGGGCCCAATATCGTAGCCGTGTCTTACCAGAGTCCAAGCTTAAAAAAGCCCGCCAGGCCTATTCGGCAAATCAGGACCTTGTGAGCCAGGTTACAGATCACTACCCCGCTGATCCAGGAGTCATTTTAGGCATTTGGGGGGTAGAATCGGCTTTTGGTACAAAAATGGGCACTTTCCATGTGATAGACGCCTTAGCAACCCTTTCTTATGCGGGAAGAAGAACCGCATTCTTTCATTCAGAACTAATGAAAGCCTTAAAAATCCTCTCCAACGGGGATACAGTGCCCCAGGGGATGTTTGGCAGCTATGCCGGGGCAATGGGTCAGCCACAATTCATGCCCAGTGCCTATTTGCGTTATGCCGTAGATTTTGACGGTGATGGAAAGCGTAACATCTGGACGAGTCGGGCAGATAGCCTGGCCTCAGTAGCCAATTATCTTGTCCAATGTGGCTGGAATAGTGGAGAACCATGGGGAGAGCCTATAACAGTCCCTTCAGGGTTTTCTTCAGCCAATACGGGTAGAAAACTGACCCGATCAGTCGAAGAATGGGCCAATATCGGTGTTAGACCCGTCTCTGGTGAGGCTTTTCGAATGGCCAACGGTACAGGCGCTGTTCTCATGCCAGATGGGGTAGGGGGAGAGGCCTTTATGGTTTACCATAATTTTAATGTGATCCGCCGTTATAACCCCTCAGACTTTTATGCATTGGGGGTTGGGCTTATGGGCGATTCTGCCACGGTGTCATAA
- a CDS encoding lytic transglycosylase domain-containing protein, which produces MAQKCAPYVAYQTTLQVIRVESGGNVYAVHVNNLKGPQPPPPSSAQEAINLATRYIHSGYTVDLGLMQINSRNLSAVGITLPEAFDACTNIKAGATILTADYLRASRAMGKGLNALLAALSAYNTGDFDSGFANGYVARYYAQARQPIIGIHRLPSGAHRVVIHGHKGIRMAAATASE; this is translated from the coding sequence TTGGCACAGAAATGTGCCCCCTATGTAGCCTACCAAACCACTTTACAGGTTATTCGGGTTGAATCGGGAGGCAATGTGTATGCTGTACATGTCAACAACCTTAAAGGCCCCCAGCCACCTCCACCATCTTCTGCGCAAGAAGCCATAAATCTGGCAACACGTTATATTCATAGCGGCTATACAGTTGATTTAGGCCTTATGCAGATTAACTCTCGAAATCTTTCTGCTGTGGGAATAACCTTACCAGAAGCCTTTGATGCCTGCACCAATATTAAAGCAGGGGCTACTATTCTTACAGCAGATTACTTGCGGGCTAGCCGTGCGATGGGAAAAGGGCTCAACGCTCTTTTGGCTGCCCTTTCAGCCTATAATACAGGGGATTTTGATAGCGGATTTGCCAATGGATATGTTGCCCGCTACTATGCACAGGCTCGCCAGCCGATTATTGGTATCCACCGTTTGCCTTCGGGGGCCCATCGGGTTGTTATTCATGGGCATAAAGGCATTCGAATGGCGGCTGCCACGGCTTCAGAATAA